The Meiothermus sp. CFH 77666 DNA segment CCGGGCCTTGCAGCAACTGGAGCCCTTTGACACCAAGACCTCGAGCTGGCTCAAAACCCCCGACCCCATCCGAAAGCTCGGCGGGGCCCTCTTTGGCGACCGCCGCTACAACCACGTGTTCGTGTACCACAATGGAGCCGAGTCGTACTACGCGGCCAGAGGGTTTAGGGGCTTGCTCCGGGTCTGATGCAGGCTTCCGAAGGGGCCCAGGGCTGAATGCGCACTCTCGACTTGAGCCGCAGCACCCTCAGGGCCGATCTGAAGCCCAGAGGGTGCCACGCCCAACCCCAGCAGACGGGGTTTGCTTTTTCCTGTTGGTGCCGGGAGCGGGACTTGAACCCGCACAGGCTTGCGCCCGCTACCCCCTCAAGATAGTGTGTCTACCAGTTCCACCATCCCGGCAGGCAAACACTAGGTTAGTAGGGCGGGGGGCCCTTGTCAAGGATGGTGGCCGCGCTACGTAGGTTGAGTGGTTCTGGGCAAGAAACGGGTCTGCCCTGTGATACCAATGTTGTTTGAACACTTTGAAGATTATGGGAACGGTGAAGTAGGGAATAGGGGTTAGGGACTTGAAAACCGCAACCTACCTCCTCACACTTTGTGCATTGCTGAAAAACGAGTATACGGCTAAAGCTGGCATGAGATGTTCGATGCTGTATGGTTTTGGAATAAAGTTTGAGTAAAAAAACAATGAAGAGTTGAAGTTGTGCACTTACGCTTGATTTCCTGTTTTTGCTTGGTAGTATGCCAGACCAGGAGGTTCAGGTGCTCAAAGTGTTTGTAGATGCCGGATTCAGAAATGCCTCTGGAAAAGGCGCTTTCGCTTTTGTGATTTTCGACTCTGCGGGTAACCAGGTTGCAGGGCATGCTACCTGCGCCCTAGGCACCTCGAACGAGCTCGAGTACCAGGCGGCCATTGCAGGGCTCAAACGGGCTGTGGAAATCGCCGGGGGTGAGAAAGTGCTGCTTCAAACCGATTCACAGCTTGTGGAAAAGCAACTATTGGGCGACTACAAAGTTAGAAAGAACCACCTGAAGCCTTTACACGCGACCCTCACCGAACTTGTTCAACGCTCAGGAGCAAAGGTCGAGTGGATTCCAAGGAAACAGAACCGGGCCCATAAGCTGGTGGAGCAAGCCTTGCAGAAAACGTGTTGAGACGGGAGGGTTGCCTTGGAACAGTTTTTGCAGGTTGCCCTGGGACCGGTGCAGGATTTCATCAGTACGGCTCGACGCACGCGCGATCTGTACGCAGGAAGTCGCTTACTCAGCGAGGCTGCAGGGCAGGTGGCCGCGTACCTGGCCGATAAGCTCGGGTATGAAAACCTGATTTTTCCGGCGCCCAACAACGCCGAGCATTTCCGGCAGCTCAGCCAGTCAGGAATCCCCAACGTGGTGGTTGCCCGGGTCGGGGAAGGTGTCCGTTGCCGGACGCTGGCCGAGGAGGCCGTGCAGGAGGCGCGGCGGTACATTCAGGAAAAGGGTGCTTCTTTGCTGGACAAGCACCGCGGGCAGATAGACGTGTCTACTGCGCTGAAGCAGCTTTCGGACATGCTCGAGGTCTACTGGGCTTGCGTGCCGCTTGAGGGAGACTACGCCCCGGCCCGCAACCGGCTGGCTGCGGTGATGGCAGCGCGGAAAAACACCCGCGAGTTTATGCCGGTGGGGTGGGGCTCGAGCCTCCCCAAAAGCTCGCTGGACGGCGCTCGGGAAACGGTCATCGCAGGCGCAAGCGAAGCCTGGAAGCGCAGGGTAGGCATCCGTCCCGGCGAGGAGCTGAGCGGGGTAGACCTGGTGAAGCGGCTCTGGCCAGAGCGGGCCTTCCTAAGCACCTCACATGTGGCAGCCTTGCCCTATTTGGAGGGGTTGGAGAAAAAAGGAAAGTTGGAGGCGCTTAGGTTCTACCTCGAACGCCTGGCCAACCTGATCGGCGAGGAAGCCCGCGAGGAGTGGGCCCATCCGGTAGTACGGGACACTCTCCTGAAAGACTACGACCCTCGTTTGCTGTTTGCCGGGCGCCTGGGGGAGTTTTTCGATAAATCAGACGCCAGGCTGGAAGAGGCCCGCGCCGTGCTGAGCGAAATGTACCGCGCCCTGGGCGAACCCCTGCCCTACTATGTTCTCTTGCACGCCGACGGCGACCGCATGGGCGAGGCCATAGACCACCAGAGTCAGCAGGGTGCCAAGGCCCACCGGCGGCTTTCCAACAAGCTGGCTTTAGATTTCGCGGCCAGGGTACGGCGCATTGTGGAAGAGCACAAAGGCTGTCTGGTCTACGCCGGGGGCGACGACGTACTGGCCCTGCTGCCGCTGCACACCGCCCTCCCTTGTGCGAAGACCCTGGCCCAGACCTTCTCCACCGCCATGAAGGGCTTTGGGGAGAAGCACGACCCCACGCTCTCGGTGGGGCTGGCCATTGCGCATCACCTCGAGCCTCTCCAAGACGCCTTAGAGCTGGTGCGTCGCACCGAGAAGTTTGCCAAGGAAGGCCCCAAGGGTACACCCCTCGAGCAAAAGCGCAACGCCCTGGCCCTGGCCTACAGCCCCCGTAGCGGCAGCGAGCGCATGGTGCGGGGGCGCTGGGACGAGGCCCCCTCGCTGACCCAGCGCCTGTATCGCTACCAGGATCTACTGCGACTGGAGCAAATTCCCACCAAAGCAGGTTACGAGCTCAAGGCTCTGCTGAACGAGCTGGGCGGAGTTGTAGGGATGGAGAAAGCGGTGGTGCTCGAGGCCCAGCGCATCTTAGGGCGAAAGCAGATCAAGCCCCAGTACCGCCAGGAACTGGACACCCTACAGACCCCCGCCGACGTAGCCCGCCTGGCCGATGAACTCATCCTGGCCAGGGTGCTGGCGCGGGCTTACCAGCAGGCCGGGGTTCCTACCGAAAACCCGGAGGTCTACCATGCTCATTGAACCCCGCGAACCCCTGGTAGCCCGCGATGGCCGCCCCTTTAGCAGCAACCCTGGGGCCAG contains these protein-coding regions:
- a CDS encoding ribonuclease HI family protein codes for the protein MLKVFVDAGFRNASGKGAFAFVIFDSAGNQVAGHATCALGTSNELEYQAAIAGLKRAVEIAGGEKVLLQTDSQLVEKQLLGDYKVRKNHLKPLHATLTELVQRSGAKVEWIPRKQNRAHKLVEQALQKTC
- the cas10 gene encoding type III-B CRISPR-associated protein Cas10/Cmr2, whose protein sequence is MEQFLQVALGPVQDFISTARRTRDLYAGSRLLSEAAGQVAAYLADKLGYENLIFPAPNNAEHFRQLSQSGIPNVVVARVGEGVRCRTLAEEAVQEARRYIQEKGASLLDKHRGQIDVSTALKQLSDMLEVYWACVPLEGDYAPARNRLAAVMAARKNTREFMPVGWGSSLPKSSLDGARETVIAGASEAWKRRVGIRPGEELSGVDLVKRLWPERAFLSTSHVAALPYLEGLEKKGKLEALRFYLERLANLIGEEAREEWAHPVVRDTLLKDYDPRLLFAGRLGEFFDKSDARLEEARAVLSEMYRALGEPLPYYVLLHADGDRMGEAIDHQSQQGAKAHRRLSNKLALDFAARVRRIVEEHKGCLVYAGGDDVLALLPLHTALPCAKTLAQTFSTAMKGFGEKHDPTLSVGLAIAHHLEPLQDALELVRRTEKFAKEGPKGTPLEQKRNALALAYSPRSGSERMVRGRWDEAPSLTQRLYRYQDLLRLEQIPTKAGYELKALLNELGGVVGMEKAVVLEAQRILGRKQIKPQYRQELDTLQTPADVARLADELILARVLARAYQQAGVPTENPEVYHAH